The following DNA comes from Diorhabda carinulata isolate Delta chromosome 3, icDioCari1.1, whole genome shotgun sequence.
ATTCTTCGTGCGgaatatatatacagagtgttccagGACTTGATGCAAGAAATTTGGGAGTGAGTAAAGTTGCTGTAAAGTAAAgctttaaagttgcgaaatcagaacttatacttgagtatatttttgtattaagaAAGACAATAACATCAAGAAGATTAACAAATAATCCTATTCTAGGAGAAACACTATGAATATAGTTTATAAATGACTTTTTCGATCTTTTGTTGTCAGAGATTTCTGCATAATCTCTTTTGATATAAGagttttctaaagaaaaatatgcaggctcaacaattattttgtcatatttttgtACCGTCTTTGGTTTTAATAAACACTTTGTGTAGCTGCTGtgataataatttaatgttatcaTGTTTTAATACTTCCTTCTATTCAGTGTGAAAAATCATTGAAAGACCGACATTGAAAAATCCTACAACTATCATGATGAACAATCTGTTTACACTGCCACTAtacaaacactcacaattaccttctgtctctgaagacgacaacgtggttatcgaaacgctcatcagacagtgtaattgttggTGTTGgtgtatgaatatcaccaacagttccagaaattctaattTAATCACATTTGGATCtaaccaatttttattaaagttgtTGTATCATATCAATAGAAATTTCTGTGACCTTGGGAAGTTATTGAAGttattgaattcaaataattcaattagtACGAAAGTAGACTTGCTCACACCTTTTTTATATAAGGAAATAGTGGACGTCATCCAtctaataattgattattttagcACCAACGacgtttttaaaagaaataggagatattttataaaaaataaatgaaattattcgaaattaatttcttttttacatTCTTTCATTCCTTGTTTATCAGGGAAGCCGCAATCTCCAGGCactattttgatttgaattttgaggtaCTTGAACACCTAAATCctcttcaaacttaaaacacTCACTAGAAATGTCAAGCTAAAAGTTTGTTATGAACAATTGAGAGAAATGGATATAGAAGGATCAGCAAATATTGCTTGTCTGTCGCTGCTGGCAGAAATGTATCAATACTTCAAGAAAAggtgccaaacaaagactgCTACTACAATTTCAGAAACCGTGCCATTGGcgtacttttattaaaaatctgcTTTATTACTCGTAAAGTCTCCATTAAGCTTATGATGTGAATATTCCACGCTGAAGTTTATCTTTTCATAGAGAAAACAAGAATACTAAACTTCGAGAGTAAATGTGAATAACGTTCATAATTCTAACAATTGAACTATTGACAATCATATCActcaattattataaatcattGTTAGTTTGAcgttgataaaatgaaaaatcaaaatatgtttgttGTTGAAGTTGggatgttttttaaataaataagatacaCGGTATAAATTAATACCACCCATGAGTGTAAAGTTGTATTTTAACTTGTCTTGTTAAAGCAGTGTTCAGATGCATTGTTTACAAGTtaggaaaaaattcattattattaaattaaatcagAGTAGATTGAaatcaatttaatgaaaatacagaatatagaaacacatattaagaaataattaagtttatctttctaatttggaaaagtaataattaaaacGAAATgcagttttatataaaatttattgaaaaaaaatcaccagaaataaacaaattcagTAATGGTGTCCTGAATGCTGATATCCACCTCCTGTACTATGTCCGTTTTTGGCACTAGCAGCAGCAACTGCTAGACCAGCCGCTGCAGCATTAGATTGTGCTATTTGTGCTGCTTCAGCAGCTTTGAGTGCAGAAACTTCCGTTTCTTGGAGATCTCCGACAGAACTTTGGAGCTGCAACAATATTTGGGCTATATTTTGTTTAGCTTCGTCCACCATAGCGTGTTGGGAGGCAGCTGCGCTACCGGCTTCAGCTGCGGCTTGTTCAGCATGGGATGCACCAGCTTGTGCAGCTGCAAGAGCGGCCGTGAGGCTGTTCAGTAGTGAGTGGGCGTCTTGTGATGATTTAGATGCTGCTACAGCTACTGCTTCAAGTTGATGTAATTGAGCAATTTCAGCTTGGAGTTGCTGTTGAGCGTCGACGGCTTGCTTTTTAAGATTTTGAACAATTGCTTGTTTACCTACGAGAGCAGCTTGCGCAGTTTGTGCGGCCTGGAAATCAAATTTATCGTACAATGTTTTAGcgaaattcattttatgaatCCACTGAATTCATACAAATAGGTTTTCTCATAAGAATGCAAAGACGGcggatgaattaaaaatattttatataagtacTTTACTGTGTTGATCAGTTCTATTATTCTTTTATAGTTTTAGatgttatttatcatatttatattttccacaAAACCATTTGAATGTCACAAATACAGGATGAAACCGATCTAGGGAGAATGATTTACTATTTGCATATAAAACGTTAAcaatttacattattaatacGAGGATGGTGCCAGAGGTAACTGGCCTGATATAGAGAtgacggtagttgcttgaaaaataccactgtattaacAATGGATGGGATTTGGCTAGGAAGAAAGTGTTgcttcatcaaaacaatgcaccatCTCAAATATCCATCattgcaatggtcaaaattaatgaaataaagtttgaattgccaTCTCATGCACTCTATTCTTCGGATTTAGTcccctcagattattttctgttcccacaCTTGAAGAAATGGCTCGGtgataaaagattttccaacaatgaagaggtgatgtcggcagttaatagctattttaatatgtttgacaattcttattataagaagggtatcgaacttattgaaaattgaaaaaaagtgtatggggctaaaaggagattacgttgaaaaataaatatattttatatgaaaatttctgtgttttctttgttgagacaggtacttctgggatcatcctcgaATACTAGTAATCTTTGATATAGTCATCCGTCTGAGTCGTCATTGAAATaacttaaaattgaaatgtttgttGTTTACTTCTTATTATTGTCATTATAAGTAAAATTGAGAACTTACACCAACAGCAGCACTAGCTAAGCTACTTTTAACTCCAAAAGCTGCTTGACTTCCAGCAGTGTGTTGACTTCTTACAGCATTTTTGGCTTGTACTGCAGAACTGTGAGCTAAGCTTGTCAATTCTGCTCCCGAACTTCCTTTCCCACTTCCCGCGTCTTGAACATTTATTTCTTGTACACCGTAACCTGCAGATTCGTAGTTTTCAGCTAATTCCAAAGTGTGTGTTGATTGGGCTTGTTGTTCAGGAACTACGAGTTTCACGTGCTTAGAAGTTCCAGCCGAAGAGAAAGCGACTATGAAAATAAAACGAGTTCGTaggaaaataattgaattacttGTTTAAGAATCGTTAgctataatttcataaaataagaGTCATTCGAAAATCTTCATGCTAATGGTTATATTCTATAAGTAAAATGATGAATGTAATACTCACCAGAAAACACAATGAAAACGAAAAACCCGAACATAtctacaaataaatgaaatgtaattataacaattattattgaacTGTATATGAAATTATAGTTCATGTATGTcattaacaaatttaatatttgttaataaccGAGTAAAAAGAATTCGAATATTTCCTAAAAGATATCAACGAAAATCCTGTATCAATAAATAGCCATCGaaattacgttttattttttaataaaaaaacaccattggagaaaaaatatattaatatttattaaaaaagccGTATTACATTCAACTTCAAACGGACaaccaacaaaaatatttaaatattacaatttatttgatttcagaTCCTAGTTCACCTAACTAATCCACCActtaattcaatatatttttcatattcctTGAGAAAGTTTTTAATAACCCTCTTCAGTTCTCGTGGAGTTATTTTGCAGATGCTTGTCGAATTCTTGTACAAAGTTTTGTGAACTTTTTATTAGTCTTTAGAAGTTTAGAAGTTTAAAATTAGATCTGGAGATCTGGTTAGTTTGTTAACTACCACTGCTCATCCATCGGTTTGGAAAATGTTAGCGCTAATGATATAATTAGTGGAAAAGTTGTttagtaattatttaaaaactttaaagTACTGCGCTACTACTCTTCAAAAAAGTAATTAGTTACTTCTGTCCGTTTCTATACAGATTAATTTTCAGAGGCTGGCGTGGTTGTTTTGTACCTAATTCCCatcaaataattaaacattGTCCAACATGTTTCGTTAGCGTCTACAGAGGAGAGTTATATGCAATCCTCCAAGCTCTAAACTCTCTATCTCCAAAAAATAAGCTTTAAACTATCTTTCTAttgaacaaatatatttcttacaTTCTATTATTCAGTATATTCC
Coding sequences within:
- the LOC130891555 gene encoding uncharacterized protein LOC130891555; translated protein: MFGFFVFIVFSVAFSSAGTSKHVKLVVPEQQAQSTHTLELAENYESAGYGVQEINVQDAGSGKGSSGAELTSLAHSSAVQAKNAVRSQHTAGSQAAFGVKSSLASAAVGAAQTAQAALVGKQAIVQNLKKQAVDAQQQLQAEIAQLHQLEAVAVAASKSSQDAHSLLNSLTAALAAAQAGASHAEQAAAEAGSAAASQHAMVDEAKQNIAQILLQLQSSVGDLQETEVSALKAAEAAQIAQSNAAAAGLAVAAASAKNGHSTGGGYQHSGHHY